One stretch of Gemmatimonadota bacterium DNA includes these proteins:
- the nusA gene encoding transcription termination factor NusA, with protein MNYEVIEALAQIIREKNVEREVVWDTVKTGLVTAAKKRFGTGDENVDVRVDEKLGTIEMSAVWDVVDEVEDPETQITLDAALDINPEAEVGGRVEQELSFDEFGRNAIQAVKQVVVQRVREAERENVYELYKDRVNEIVIGSVQQVDRGNIIVKIERTEALLPWREQIRRERYRQGETIRAFILDVQNAIKGPQVILSRSCEAFLELLFRMEVPEIHEGIVEIKASAREPGDRSKIAVLSHDDRVDAVGACVGMKGTRVQAVVRELNNERIDIVPWSNDPSAFVTQALRPAEVAQVQILDIEKKDMRVVVEDDQLSLAIGKAGQNARLAVKLTGWNIDLIKRSDLEKQLISETFGADDSDGEETGSLADIDGISEKLRQKLEDAGYTTVESLQQATADDLQEISGIGGVTADKIMTAVQ; from the coding sequence ATGAATTACGAGGTCATTGAGGCGCTGGCGCAGATCATACGAGAGAAAAACGTAGAGCGCGAAGTGGTCTGGGACACGGTGAAGACCGGCCTGGTCACGGCGGCCAAGAAACGTTTCGGAACGGGCGACGAAAACGTCGATGTACGTGTCGACGAAAAGCTGGGCACGATCGAGATGTCGGCCGTCTGGGACGTCGTGGACGAGGTGGAGGATCCCGAAACGCAGATCACCCTCGATGCCGCGCTGGACATCAACCCGGAGGCGGAAGTCGGCGGCCGGGTCGAACAGGAACTGTCCTTCGACGAGTTCGGGCGCAACGCGATCCAGGCGGTCAAGCAGGTCGTCGTGCAGCGCGTCCGCGAGGCGGAGCGCGAAAACGTCTACGAGTTGTACAAGGACCGGGTCAACGAAATCGTGATCGGCAGCGTGCAGCAGGTGGATCGGGGCAATATCATCGTGAAGATCGAGCGTACCGAAGCGCTGCTGCCGTGGCGCGAGCAGATACGGCGGGAAAGGTACCGCCAGGGCGAGACCATCCGCGCCTTCATCCTCGACGTGCAAAACGCCATAAAGGGGCCGCAGGTCATACTTTCGCGGAGCTGCGAGGCTTTTCTTGAACTGCTGTTCCGTATGGAGGTACCGGAGATCCACGAGGGCATCGTGGAAATCAAGGCGTCCGCGCGAGAACCGGGCGACCGGTCCAAGATCGCCGTCCTTTCACACGACGACCGGGTCGATGCCGTCGGCGCGTGCGTGGGCATGAAGGGTACGCGGGTACAGGCGGTCGTCCGCGAGCTCAACAACGAGCGGATCGACATCGTGCCGTGGAGCAACGACCCCTCCGCCTTCGTTACCCAGGCGCTGCGTCCCGCCGAAGTGGCACAGGTCCAGATCCTGGACATCGAGAAGAAGGACATGCGCGTGGTCGTCGAGGATGACCAACTCTCGCTGGCCATTGGAAAGGCGGGCCAGAACGCCCGGCTTGCCGTCAAGCTTACCGGGTGGAACATCGACCTGATCAAGCGCTCGGATCTCGAGAAGCAGCTTATTTCCGAAACCTTCGGCGCAGACGACAGCGACGGAGAAGAAACCGGGTCGCTCGCAGATATCGACGGCATATCGGAGAAGCTGCGCCAGAAGCTGGAAGACGCCGGCTACACGACGGTGGAGTCCCTGCAACAGGCCACCGCCGACGACCTCCAGGAAATCTCCGGGATCGGCGGGGTGACGGCCGACAAGATCATGACGGCGGTTCAGTGA
- a CDS encoding ribosome maturation factor RimP: METDRDSIVRIVSSLAGPIVDEAGFELVDLELAGRQGSYVLRLLIDKPGGVTINDCAQVNRELSSLLDLEDPIPSRYTLEVSSPGLDRPFKTERDFRRALGKWVKVVSEDGNGGSVTRVGLLEGIEGGTVEIVCGGEKHRIPVASIRKAHRELEHGWDNG, from the coding sequence ATGGAAACTGACCGCGATTCGATCGTCCGGATCGTCTCTTCACTCGCCGGTCCGATCGTCGATGAAGCCGGGTTCGAACTGGTGGATCTGGAACTTGCGGGCAGGCAGGGAAGTTACGTCCTCAGGCTGTTGATCGACAAGCCGGGCGGCGTTACGATCAACGACTGCGCGCAGGTGAACCGCGAACTGTCCAGCCTGCTTGATCTTGAAGACCCCATTCCATCCCGCTATACGCTCGAAGTCTCTTCACCCGGTCTGGACCGTCCGTTCAAGACGGAGAGAGACTTCCGCAGGGCCCTGGGAAAGTGGGTCAAGGTCGTATCCGAAGACGGGAACGGCGGATCGGTCACCCGTGTGGGGCTGCTCGAAGGCATCGAGGGCGGTACGGTTGAAATCGTCTGTGGCGGGGAAAAGCATCGCATACCGGTCGCAAGCATCCGGAAAGCCCACCGGGAACTGGAACACGGTTGGGACAATGGTTAG
- a CDS encoding recombinase family protein, which translates to MNKAVCYIRVGSMETRKHPFRRADQEKRLRAYCAENDLDIMLVIRDIRVEAFIPLEERLGGRDLVDMVESKGIQHVVIWRLDRLFRSAAEMSGCLSAWSSDGIACHVLDLDGRSVRTDQEEGKVVMSTLNVLAGIAHDLPAERTRNRIRMKKNNRFVYGAVPYGYDLSGNQLVPNAREQEIIRQVKHWRTEGRSLRSIAEELNGMGIPTKRAAAVSRETRWYASTVRYLLKNELYVAEEEEDGPAGEQGGTGEKD; encoded by the coding sequence ATGAACAAGGCGGTTTGCTATATCAGGGTCGGCTCGATGGAGACCCGGAAGCATCCCTTTCGAAGAGCGGACCAGGAGAAACGGCTACGCGCCTATTGCGCGGAAAACGACCTCGACATCATGCTGGTGATCCGCGATATCCGTGTCGAAGCGTTCATTCCGCTCGAGGAACGGCTGGGCGGCCGGGACCTGGTCGATATGGTCGAATCGAAGGGCATCCAGCATGTCGTCATCTGGCGGCTCGACCGGCTGTTCAGGTCCGCGGCGGAAATGTCGGGCTGCCTTTCGGCCTGGTCCAGCGACGGCATAGCGTGCCACGTGCTTGACCTCGACGGCCGGTCCGTCCGCACCGACCAGGAAGAGGGCAAGGTGGTCATGAGCACGCTCAACGTGCTCGCCGGGATTGCTCACGACCTTCCCGCCGAGCGGACGAGGAACCGGATACGGATGAAAAAGAACAACCGGTTCGTCTACGGCGCGGTCCCGTACGGTTACGACCTTTCCGGCAACCAACTGGTGCCCAATGCCAGGGAGCAGGAGATCATCCGGCAGGTGAAGCACTGGCGGACCGAGGGCAGGAGCCTGCGCAGCATCGCGGAGGAGCTCAACGGGATGGGGATCCCCACCAAGCGCGCCGCGGCGGTTTCGAGAGAAACCCGCTGGTACGCGTCCACGGTCCGGTACCTGCTGAAAAACGAACTCTACGTTGCGGAAGAAGAGGAAGACGGTCCGGCCGGTGAGCAGGGCGGAACCGGTGAGAAGGACTGA
- the mtaB gene encoding tRNA (N(6)-L-threonylcarbamoyladenosine(37)-C(2))-methylthiotransferase MtaB translates to MTQPVLAPASDAPTVALHTLGCRLNQYETEAIREQFVVRGFRVVPFSGPADVYVVNTCTVTNQADASARQALRRAVRTVRATRTSQSTGRDPAPVVVATGCYAQTNPGQLLEIEGVDLVLGNVEKGDLVDHVLTMRAGDPPASRVTRRAQMAQFDERLDVSAFENRTRATLKIQDGCDQFCSFCIIPWARGRHRSLPPDAVMRQVQTLVDRGYAEIVLTGVHLGEYGTDLSTPVTLNDVIRQILERTTLPRLRLSSIWPTAVDGELIDLFGHHAPRLCRYTHLAVQHGDDRQLEAMRRTYTAGQAEEVVERLVDAVPDICIGADVMVGFPGETDASFQRMYDWLDRQPYAYFHVFSYSKRDHTRAARMPDQVQPPTARERSQLLRTLSDRKSAAYNSRFRGRILSVLVEEESDEGKMTGRTDHGLRCWFEGRPEQVNTFVAVEVDTTDVRGSTGRLSGPDSRNAAGADTVPEIRDVAGRVPVADATLELD, encoded by the coding sequence GTGACTCAACCTGTCCTGGCCCCGGCGAGTGACGCTCCGACGGTAGCCTTGCACACGCTAGGCTGCCGTCTGAATCAGTACGAGACCGAGGCCATTCGCGAGCAGTTCGTCGTCCGGGGCTTTCGGGTCGTACCCTTCAGCGGACCCGCGGACGTCTACGTCGTCAATACCTGCACTGTGACCAACCAGGCCGATGCATCTGCCCGGCAGGCGCTTCGCCGGGCCGTCCGAACCGTGCGGGCCACGCGGACCAGCCAGTCCACAGGGCGCGACCCGGCGCCGGTCGTCGTCGCCACGGGCTGTTACGCCCAGACGAATCCCGGCCAGCTCCTGGAAATCGAGGGTGTGGACCTCGTCCTCGGCAACGTGGAAAAGGGCGATCTCGTCGACCACGTACTGACGATGCGCGCTGGTGATCCTCCCGCCTCGCGGGTGACCCGCAGGGCGCAGATGGCGCAATTCGACGAGCGACTCGACGTTTCCGCTTTTGAAAACCGAACGCGGGCCACGCTGAAGATCCAGGACGGCTGCGATCAGTTCTGCTCGTTCTGCATCATTCCCTGGGCCCGCGGCCGCCATCGCAGCCTACCGCCGGACGCCGTGATGCGCCAGGTGCAGACCTTGGTGGACCGAGGCTACGCCGAGATCGTGCTCACCGGCGTGCATCTCGGCGAATACGGCACCGACCTGTCCACGCCCGTCACGCTCAATGACGTCATTCGACAGATCCTGGAGCGGACCACGCTGCCCCGCCTGAGGCTGAGTTCCATCTGGCCCACGGCGGTGGACGGGGAACTGATCGACCTGTTCGGACACCACGCGCCAAGGCTGTGCCGTTACACCCACCTGGCCGTGCAACATGGCGACGACCGCCAGTTGGAGGCCATGCGCCGGACCTACACGGCCGGTCAAGCCGAGGAAGTGGTCGAACGGCTGGTCGACGCAGTGCCGGATATCTGCATCGGTGCCGACGTCATGGTCGGATTCCCGGGAGAAACCGACGCCTCCTTTCAACGCATGTACGACTGGCTGGACCGCCAGCCCTACGCGTATTTCCACGTGTTCTCCTATTCCAAGCGGGACCATACCCGCGCCGCCCGCATGCCGGACCAGGTGCAGCCTCCGACGGCACGGGAACGGAGCCAGTTGCTTCGAACGTTGAGCGATCGGAAATCAGCGGCCTATAACAGCCGATTCAGGGGCAGGATTCTATCTGTGCTGGTTGAGGAAGAATCGGATGAGGGGAAGATGACGGGGCGGACGGACCACGGGCTGAGATGCTGGTTCGAGGGACGGCCGGAGCAGGTGAATACCTTCGTGGCGGTGGAAGTAGACACAACCGATGTCCGGGGCTCGACCGGCCGGCTTTCAGGACCCGATTCCCGGAACGCCGCCGGCGCCGACACTGTACCCGAAATTCGGGACGTCGCCGGCCGGGTTCCCGTCGCCGACGCCACCCTTGAATTGGATTGA
- the rpsA gene encoding 30S ribosomal protein S1 encodes MSEDSPKTTEVEETEASSSPAELAEAAKEVSAEPPATDSEQDAPAEPSAEPETAVATETAVATETAVATETAKPTDETEPASPKRPYRLPKWVDEQDLNQQELEEYEQMFQMYDETLKDIVEGEIVPGQVIAIENGEVIIDVGFKSEGAISLSEFTDPDELEIGQDIEVFLEDIEAQEGQLVLSKQKADFMKVWDKIKDAHEEGAVVEGQILRRIKGGLVVDLFGVDAFLPGSQVALKQTPNLDQFIGEKLPFKIIKLNKSRRNIVVSRRVVLEVEKEKQKQAIIAELDRGQVRKGVVKNITDFGAFVDLGGIDGLLHITDISWGRIGHPSELVTIGSEITVAILEFDRERERISLGLKQLEPYPWANVEEKYPVGSRITGRVVSITDYGAFVELERGVEGLIHISEMSWTKHVTHPSKMVTVNENVDAMVLKVDQQNEKISLGMKQTQPDPWLSLNERYNVGAMVRGRVRNITAFGAFVEIEEGIDGLVHISDMSWTRRIKHPSEVVRKGEEIDVMVLNIDPEARRVSLGIKQVSEDPWISLAEVYPVNTETTGVIIRLLERGVVVELSHEVEGFVPISQLNHPEIKRPGDAFKEGEEIPLKVIEFDGKNRRVVLSVKAYFRDRERAEIDDYLNKHPVAGTVIGDVVAVEEEASKAEDSAKAEKTAKAEETAEVEETTKVEDTTEAEDAAVVEETAEAEEPAEAEEPAEAEETAEAEETAEAEETAEAVETAKAEDADKTGETDG; translated from the coding sequence AACCACCCGCAACGGATTCGGAGCAAGACGCGCCGGCGGAGCCTTCCGCCGAGCCGGAGACGGCCGTGGCGACGGAGACCGCCGTGGCGACGGAGACCGCCGTAGCGACGGAAACCGCCAAGCCGACCGACGAAACGGAACCCGCTTCCCCGAAGCGCCCGTACCGGTTGCCCAAATGGGTGGACGAGCAGGACCTGAATCAACAGGAACTCGAAGAATACGAACAGATGTTCCAGATGTATGACGAGACCCTGAAGGACATCGTGGAAGGCGAGATCGTTCCCGGCCAGGTCATCGCGATCGAGAACGGCGAAGTCATCATCGACGTCGGGTTCAAGTCGGAAGGCGCCATCTCGCTGTCCGAGTTCACCGACCCCGACGAGCTCGAGATCGGCCAGGACATCGAGGTCTTCCTGGAGGATATCGAAGCCCAGGAAGGGCAGCTCGTTCTGTCCAAGCAAAAAGCCGATTTCATGAAGGTCTGGGACAAGATCAAGGACGCCCACGAGGAAGGCGCCGTGGTGGAAGGCCAGATCCTGAGGCGCATCAAGGGCGGGCTGGTGGTCGACCTGTTCGGTGTGGATGCCTTTCTGCCCGGTTCGCAGGTGGCGTTGAAGCAGACGCCGAACCTGGACCAGTTTATCGGAGAAAAGCTTCCCTTCAAGATCATCAAGCTGAACAAGAGCCGCAGGAACATCGTGGTGTCCCGTCGCGTGGTACTCGAGGTCGAGAAGGAGAAGCAGAAGCAGGCCATCATCGCCGAACTCGACCGCGGCCAGGTTCGTAAAGGCGTGGTCAAGAACATCACGGATTTCGGCGCTTTCGTGGATCTGGGCGGCATCGACGGACTGCTGCACATCACGGACATCTCCTGGGGACGCATCGGCCATCCTTCCGAACTGGTGACGATCGGCAGCGAGATTACCGTGGCCATCCTGGAATTCGACCGGGAACGCGAACGGATTTCGCTGGGCCTCAAGCAACTCGAGCCCTACCCCTGGGCGAACGTCGAGGAGAAGTATCCGGTCGGTTCGAGAATCACGGGGCGGGTCGTCAGCATCACCGACTACGGGGCCTTCGTGGAACTCGAACGGGGCGTGGAGGGGCTGATCCACATCTCCGAAATGTCCTGGACGAAGCACGTGACCCACCCGTCGAAGATGGTGACGGTCAACGAGAACGTGGACGCCATGGTCCTCAAGGTGGATCAGCAGAACGAGAAGATCTCCCTGGGCATGAAGCAGACCCAGCCGGACCCGTGGCTGTCGCTCAACGAGCGGTACAACGTGGGCGCCATGGTTCGCGGGCGCGTGCGCAACATCACCGCTTTCGGCGCTTTTGTGGAAATCGAAGAGGGCATCGACGGACTGGTCCATATCTCGGATATGTCCTGGACGCGACGGATCAAGCACCCCAGCGAAGTCGTCAGGAAGGGTGAAGAGATCGACGTCATGGTCCTCAACATCGATCCCGAAGCCCGGCGCGTATCCCTCGGCATCAAGCAGGTCTCCGAGGATCCGTGGATATCGCTTGCCGAAGTCTATCCGGTGAACACCGAGACGACGGGCGTTATCATCCGGCTTCTCGAACGGGGCGTGGTCGTCGAGCTTTCACACGAAGTGGAGGGATTCGTCCCCATTTCGCAGCTCAATCATCCGGAAATCAAGCGGCCGGGCGATGCCTTCAAGGAAGGCGAGGAGATCCCGCTGAAGGTCATCGAATTCGACGGGAAGAACCGCCGGGTCGTGCTCAGCGTGAAAGCCTACTTCCGTGACCGGGAACGGGCTGAAATCGACGACTACCTGAACAAGCACCCCGTAGCGGGTACCGTGATCGGCGATGTCGTGGCGGTTGAAGAAGAGGCCTCCAAGGCAGAGGATTCCGCCAAGGCAGAGAAAACCGCCAAGGCAGAGGAAACGGCCGAGGTCGAGGAAACTACCAAGGTCGAGGACACCACCGAGGCCGAGGACGCAGCCGTGGTCGAGGAAACTGCCGAGGCCGAGGAACCCGCCGAGGCTGAGGAACCCGCCGAGGCTGAGGAAACCGCCGAGGCCGAGGAAACCGCTGAGGCCGAGGAAACTGCCGAGGCAGTGGAAACCGCCAAGGCCGAGGACGCCGATAAAACCGGGGAAACGGACGGTTAA